ggactgatgcgtgagtagttcatccttggactatgggtccatagcagtagctagatggttgtcttctcctcttgtgctatcatgtttagatcttgtgagctgcctatcatgatcaagatcgtctatttgtaatactacatgttgtgtttgttgggatccgatgaatatggaatactatgtcaagttgattaattgatctatcatatatgtgttgtttatgatcttgcatgctctccgttgctagtagaggctctggccaagttgatacttgtgactccaagagggagtatttatgctcgatagtgggttcatgcctccattgaatctgggacagtgacagaaagttctaaggttgtggatgtgttgttgccactagggataaagcatcaatgctttgtctaaggatatttgtgttgattacattatgcaccatacttaatgcaattgtctgttgtttgcaacttaatactggaaggggtgcggatgctaacccgaaggtggactttttaggcataaatgcatgctggatagcggtctatgtactttgtcgtaatgccctaagtaaatctcatagtagtcatcatgatatgtatgtgcattgttatgccctctctatttgtcaattgcccaactgtaatttgttcacccaacatgctatttatcttattggagagacaccactagtgaactgtggaccccggtccattcttttacatctgaaatacaatctactgcaaactctgttctctgctgtttttcgcaaacaaacatcattctccacaccatacgtttaatcatttgtttacagcaagccggtgagattgacaacctcactgttaagttggggcaaagtattttggttgtgttgtgcaggttccacgttggcgccggaatcgctggcgttgcgccgcactacactcctccaccaacaaccttcacgtggccttcatctcctacttgttcgataaccttggtttcttactgagggaaaacttgctgctgtgcgcattacacattcctcttggggttcccaacggacgtgtgcttcacgcgccatcagctACCATGATGTTTGTAGGGTTTGTGTTGTTCACAGTTGCAATGAACTGCTTGTCTGATTTAGGATGATGTTGGTATGGTTTGTCCTGTCCACTTTAGGCATGTCTTTGCTCCGAACTAGATTCACGTTACATGTACTACGATCTATGTAGGACTCCTTCTGTGATGACTTTAGCCAAGCGCTTGTCTGCGTTGGGGACTCTTAGATCCCTTCGCAAGTTTCTGATTCACAGCCCCTGTTTGACTCGAAGGTGGCGGTCACCTCTCTGCCGGCCGTTAATGGGCATGTGGCTGACCTGGTGGCTCAGGTAGCGGCAGGGGTCGTGGCTACGTTGGCCGCCACAAAGAAGAACAAGAACTGCAGGGAAGTGGACATGGCCTTGAAGGTCGCACAGAAAGGGACCGACACCATGAAATGGCTTCCATTCATGTCCACCTTCGTCATGGAGAAGATGTGCAACTTGATCAAGACCGGAGTTAGGACGGACAACGGATTCAAGGAGGTCCATCTAATTGCTGTGGCGGAGGGCATGTATGAACACTAGTGTCTCGGTGTGCTCCACTCCGGTTTACAACCACCTCaggaagtggaggcagaggtggaTCACCATTAGCAGGCGCCGCGATCTTAGCGGATCTCAGTGGCACGACGATACCAAATGCATCATCCTTGAGGGTGAACACTACTGCGGGAACGTCGATGTGAGCACACTCTGTCCACCTCACTAACTCTTTTTATCAGCGAGGATCACAAATAACATCATTGTCCCTTTATATCGTAGGATCACCATAAATAGCCACTACATATACCATAAATCATCTCTAGATGAACCATTGCACATCTTTCACCCAAGAAATGGGAAAATAAGTAGGCACCAAATAAGTATGGCATACGAACATGATGAATATAGAAACATATTTTATTGCTCAAACTTCAGGCATGCTCTCTCTACAGTATAGCGTAAGGTATTTTTGACAAATCTAGCACTTTGGCAAAGCGAATTTCCCGTGCTCTCTGTACAGTATAGCGTAAGGTATTTAATTGCGAGCAACTCTGCAAGTCCAACTGCTCAAAACATCAGCATTTTCGTCTGATTTGAGTGGCAAGCGCATGGGACATCACCTCATGTACAGAAGCTGAAGAACGGCAAGCCAGGATGCGGCCGCCTCTCGAAGAAGTCGTGCCGCACCAGGCTCTCCCTCAACACATGCCGCGACGGATCTACAGCTTGGCCGCCTCCTGAAGCGTCGATGCCGGTGAGCAGTCTAACCGCACCGCTCCTCACGTTGTAGGCCAGCACGCCGAGTTTCGTGCCGACGACAACATGCCCTTCGTCGTCACCTGCCGTGAGAACCAGCCAGTAGGCTTTCCACGGCACCTTGATGCGGTGCCGCCGCTCCCACCTCTCCTTTCCCGTGGTGGCGGCGCCAGCGTAGCCGTCGAGCGCCCAGAGGTCCACGAAGAGATGGCCCGGCTCACACGTCATGAGCGAACCGTCCGCGGCGAGCAGGTTGGAGTTCTTCTTCCAGGTGACGGGCGGAGGAGGCATCCGCCGGAACGTCTCGGCCACGGTGTCGAAGGCCACCATCTGGCCGGTGAGCCCGGCCTCCATGTGCTGCAGCCAGTGCAAGTGCCCGTGAAGAACAGCCGGCGTCATCAGGTTGTGCAACCTTCCGAATTCATGGCCGCCATGACAGGCGACGGTCTGCTCTATGGGCGTGGCTTGCACGGCCAGCCTCCGTGGCACGTCGGCGCCGGCCGACAGCACGCAGTAGTACGCGGTAGTACTATGCCTGTCGCTGACATAGTACAGGACGCGGTACTCGCCGGAGGGCTCGTGGAAGTAGAAGCCGGACTCCCTGTGCTCCTCCCGTCCAGCGTAGCCGCTCGGCCGCGGGAGGTCGCTCCACTGACGCGTCGTAGGGTTGCAGATGAGGTACTGCTCAGGCTCAATGCCGCCGACGCCGAGCAGGAGGAGGCCGTCGCACGAGGCCAGCAGAGGGCAGTACTGTATACTTCTGTAGGTCCGGGGTTCGGCCATCAAGGGGTGGCGCGCGACAGGACGGCGCGGCCCACCGGAGACGGCGACGGCATCCAGGGCCAGCACCTGCCGGCCGACGCCGTCTGTTACGGCGGCGGTCGTTCGGGTGTACAGGAGCACCTCGAGCGGCCGGCGGCGCGCGTGCTCGGCGAGGAAGGCCGGGCATTTGGTGATGCGGAGCCACTCCTTGCAGACGGCGCGGTAGCGGAGGACGGATTTGGCCGGCAGGCGGACGAGGATCTCCTCCACGAGACCCTCGTCGAGATGAAAGTCGTCGCGCATCTTCTTGATTTGATCCATTGAAATCAATCAAACCTAGAATTTTCTTTTTTGCGAATCAATCAAACCTAAAACTAGGCTGCCAGCCTTGTAGGCACTGCCATGATTGTACGTATCAGACACGGGGTCGGACTCGTCTCAACCAGTACCGATCTGCTCTCATCGTGAGAATCGGTCGGACAACTAATTGGCCGGTTTAACAGCATCTCTACCGAATACGTGCAGCACCACTTACCCGCCTCCCTTCCAAGCACGTTCGCCATAAGCATCGGATCGAGTCCCTGATTTTACGACCACGTCCCGTGGTATCATATTTGGAGCTCGCCCATTCCTAGTAGCATCCTCCAAGCACGTCACCAAACACAGTTTTGTAACGAAAAATATAATTCAAAATAGGATCGTCACGATTCAAAAAGGTCTAGTTTAAAGTTCCCGCCACCATCTCGTCATGATCAATATTACAAACCGCCGATGTCGTGGTTCTGGACGAGCCCGAGCCATCATCGACCTAGAAGAATGGGTTGTTGCTAGCCGCCATGATGGCAGCACAGTGGCGGACGCAGGAAAAAAATTGAAGGTGGGCAcactgtaaattttttttttgcacTGGCCCATGTACGATAAAATTTTACTAAATTATTAATATGGGGTAATATGCTAGCAAGGTGCCCATGTTTTCCCTGTGATACATATTGAATAACAATAACGAAAATAGGAGCCAAACAAAAGAAATACCCTAGTTGTGTTTGAGTATTTCAGTAAGACTACATAATTTTGTTAGATTAATTACCATAAATAAAATGCAAAAAACACTATTACCACATGGTAATCATCTTCCTCAAAGGGCCAATTGTGAACTGTATTTTCTATCTTCATAGGTGACAGAAATAAATTTATTTTACTCCATTAAATACTCAGAATTTTTTTAAGGCAagaatgaatttttttttttgaaacggaaggCAAGAATGATGACTATTACAAAACAAAGGGAATATTCTGAAACTGTTGCTCACGCCTAGATTTATCCTTACCTACAAGGATTTGTATAATTAAAAAGAAAATTAACTTCCTTTATTCCATAGCATTTTCTTTTGACTGGAGCATCTTCGTATGAACTGCACCATCCTTTCTTCGAAGAAGTCATTCTGTAATAAGCAGCATAGCTCTATTTATGGTTTTAAAGGTTTGATTATACACGTTAATGGAGAGGAGACATGTCTTTTCTATACTCTCTCTACCAGGATGACATGGTAGCATGAGCATTTTGTAAATTTGGTATTGATGGGTTGGCCAGTTGGGGATTTACCAGGCTCAGGTTAGCTCCATGCTGGTTCGGCTAGATCCGACGATAGGTGCTGGCCTGCTGCAGGTCTGGTCGCCCGGCTGCGGAGCCGGCGGCCAGCGGCGGGAGGGGGACAGACGAAGGCTAGCGCAGGGTCCGGCGAGTGCGGCCGGCGCCGGCGGCCACTGGAGTGGGTTTGCTGGAAATTGATCCACTGAGTTTAGAGACAGGATTAGTTCGCTCGCCCGCTTCGTTGGACCATGATTTCTCAGTTTTTGGACCGTGATTCCTATAGTAGGTACGAAAACTTCAGAATTTCTGGGTGGGCCATGGCCCCCCCGGCCCACCCGCTAGGTATGCCCATGTGGCAGCATGATGGCTCGAGCTCATCCAGAACCACGACATCGGCATGCTCGCCTGGCACCGAAGTTGGTGTCGTTGTCACCGTTGCAAGCGTAGACGTGATGTCGTCGCAGGTATACTCGCTGATGCCGATGCCGCCACTGTTATCATTGTCGTTGTTATCATTGTCGCAGACACTACTACTAAGGTCGATGACGTCGTTGTTGCTGCCGTGTCGTGGTatggtcacggcatatgccatagggtggctaatcgaaggtggttcctgagagatcttacggcggtatccggatgcgggtatggggacgcttGACACAGaggcgtacccaggttcgaggccctccgatggaggtaacacctctactcctgctatgagtgtatatgatcacacagtacaatggtgctcctagagctgtatccggctgctcctgggaggctaaggtagacgaaggtctctctcacagggcagcgctaagactagaatgaagtaagaatgatcgatcccctgcacgagagggggtagtgcggcttatataggcaccggcactttacatataagaccctatagtctactggccggcttggccggcttcggcttccgctccttcccgaggcagtgacgtcaggagccgttgaggccacaTGGCCTGtctcatccggctgccacggtcagcggtatggagaggaggtgtccctgtcgccgtcagccactgtagccagtacggctcgacgtaggccatgatggcctgtccggcgcgcggcactattgctccacagtggcccgcgctttacggaagatgaagtcagcgtggactttgggaacccggattaccaacccggttccttccagtgcaagactcgccagcctcgagtcggtctgaggtacaaaccccctagtcggatatggcttgtagaagccggcccagctacagcattggcggccgtagccaggccgactaggacctagagccagccggcttccggaccagccggccacggctccagccggctgctcctcagccggcctttgccgcgagccggccagtggccagccggctgctccgcgtccattgccctacccggggtcttccccccgacattagcccccgaagctggcaaggtcctgcgtttagaaggacctaggcaggttttcctggcttctcgaatatacttgacggcacttggaggggccgactgagaatttccattcagccggctgcgccctcattcggctcgttcctgccggctgcttctagccggccgctttttatacttgtacagtttttgctttctcgcaagatctgatggcgcctccgccttgctgatgaattttggttcgagtggaacttattgtccggctccggcttgcggcgcgccggagtctccgccgcctcgggccctgcgcccgacttgactggtctgacgcctggcccggcggtcggttcgtctggtcacatcaatgtccccccggatccgatgcggtagtgggcgacgtggtgtggccgtttccgataactgtcgtggtcgtgggaggagttacggcgcagtaaatccggggacgtggcccacgaccgccacttggaggccaaccgcccgcggcaggaggccataaatgccgcgggggaggcatcgaggcggccacttgcctctTTCTTCCTCCCCGCGCTCCTGCTCCCATCGCTTTCCTCTTCGCGCTCGAGctcgctgctgctccggcgaacgcctcccgctggcgaactccggcgaacgAATCcccaccgatccgccgccgccactccgtcaatccggcgccacggggccgcgcgtttcgacggagcgtcctcagccgccgttgtcgccgccgcggtcgcaaggctcttcctcgccgtttcgcctctcttggtcatcttcttcctccgctTCAACAATGGCGTCTCCCAGCGGGTCGTGGAGGGGCTCATACATGcaggaggacgacatcgaacgactggtgcgcctccggcggatcccgtcggcggtggcctggcgggcgcccggcgaggaggtggagcccaagccagagcccggcgagcgcgtcgtcttcggcgcgcacctcgatcgcgggctgggcctgccggcttcgacattcttccggcagttcctggacaacttcggcctgcagccgcaccacctgccggccaacgcgtgcgttctcctgagctgcttcgtggcgttcatggaggcttacgccggcttgtggcccgacatcgacttttggagccggctcttctacctgaaggcgcaaaccaccgagggccgcctgcgggcctgcggcgccgcctcgatctacacccggcctggtacgcccttccccaagatccccaccgttgactcggtgaagaactggcagatgtccttcttctatgtgcgcaacgaggggcagctcgtcgaccggatcaacctgccggagtacaacccggctccTCCGGTCGGCCGGataaactggagctacaacgcccgctcgacggatcagaacgccgaggtgaacctgCTTTGGGACTTCCTGGCGACAGCCGTCGACGGTGGGCTGACGgccgaagatctcctctgcaccatcgccgagcgccgggtgctgccgctccagatgcgcacccacaagatcgggcacatgtccggccggttcgacccgaaccggacgtccaaggcgccgctcaccaaggcccaggtggccagccgggtgaataacatcaccaaggcgaacctgtcggaagactggaactacgggctggcgccccacgacagggaccatcCGCCGGAGCGGGTAAGCCTCGTGTCTTTGCcaatttccggcttgcggctgcgaggccgacttcctttttcttctgccgacttccggcttgttatttgctcatgctttttctgtctttctagctctttgaacgccagaacgccgaggacggcgacccggcgacgaggaggtggacgccggatcacgtcgacccggctgaccaagccggcgaccaagccggcgacgatgacctgctgcaggcgcctgatctaggcggccagggggagcacaatccgcccccttcaccagagcagcaggaggaggaggagccggcgacgtccgccacggggccaatccccgccgtgccccttCGTACGAGGCCGcccagcaccacggcgacttcggcgcccaagggcacgaagcgagccggctccaccgccgcctgggaggcgaaggcgaagaaacagcgccggcagcagccgaagaaggtcccggagcaggccgggtgagttctctttctccttcttgtttgattccttttctttccttacttttatgcttatcttctctcTGTTTATTCGGCTAGGGCCCCTattaagtttgcccagggcggcggctcccggcaagctccacgcgttgtgtcgccgcttccgcgccagaggagggagcagacgccgcagccttcctcgcgcgcacctacgccgccgccgcctgcgggtgctccgcctcccgcaggggcaccttcctttgccgtgccgctggcctcagcgcctgatcgcggcacgcgggccgaccCGCCGCGGCAGCTCGACGCTGGAcgatatgttcccgcgccggacaccttttcggacccagccgctggggccgggcggggcatgccgcctccaaccggagccggagccggcagggctgctcCTCGAACCGGCGcggcagggctgcgccgcctgcggccggagccggcaccaGGCCCGGCGTGGTGGAGCCGGATGAGAGCCGGAGGAGGCACCCTGTGCGCCGGAGACGActgcgccggctgggccatctgcCGTGCCCGGAGCGACGCCACCGCCGCAACCGACGACaggggagccggccaggcaggagccggcaagggatgagccggcgcgcacggagggcgccgactcgcgcgcactggtgaggacggagaccccatcggcgtcgcagcagggcctgcacgtggccaagggcgcacttcttcttcaggtgccgtccgcctccgactccagcctcggctcggctgccaccatggagcaggcgtggctccgcgccgactcctacgaggtgaccagccgggaggggaaccccggccaggcgtcggtggagatgttcttctccagcctgcaggcccacctcaaggccagggctgccgagaccgcggccagcgttgccaaggtggaggaagccggcaaggtaacctttatctgttttttgatttggttatcatcctggtagccctccgaggcatgggccggctgcttggagccggcacgGGTTTCGCCTGTTGGACTGACTTTTttcttttccttaggctgtgatggaccgGCGCACCACTTTGTATAATCGCGCCAtcacccattaccacaaggccaagctggaccgggccgacttggcccgcgagctggaagcCGCCAGGGGTAAGCTCTCGCTTCTTTCGACTTgatgttttattttctttttagtcttggttggctgacgctttctttccggccgcctcgcagttgaagccgccaaggtcccgcagctggagtcggatctccgagccgctcgcgcccagtgcgcggagagcgaggaggcgggccgatccgccgccggcaagctcaagctggctgagcaggagctgacgcggctgcgcctgctggagcagaaccacctcgctgagctcaactccctccggacggcggagaaggagaaggtggaggatctgagccggcggctgacggaggtggagaagcagcggcttgcgctgcaggaggaggtcaccaccaagtccacggagctgacggctaccgccaaacgctggacggatgagattggcgcactcgatcgcggcttggcgggtgagtgcatctttatgttcctttccctttgccggctttcggctgtcgactgccggctttcgttggcagccggcagcagaaacttctgatttcttcgctatcctcatcttcgggctggtggcagtcggttcttgccggctgccgccaggcttttccttttggcttaggacttcgaaaatttgcatttttcagcttatttcggcttcgatggtttctgacttgcttcgtcttgcagcggccttcccggagacgcaagacgcggctttggcagccgttggcgttgcgcgcgagtccaggaggcaggagaccggcgagggcagctcggagtatttctccatggaggaccacctggcgtccatggctgctcgcatcgagcccatcaccaagctcggctgggagcttcggaaggcggctgaagagctggtgcccatgctgtggcctgaagaggcggcgccgcaagatatctccggcctcatctcttcgatggagcgggcgcctgaccgcttcctcgactggaaggagtcggccacgcgcgctggtgccgacatggcgctgtccttcgtcctctcctggtacaacgaggtggacctggggcagcttgagttccggcgagccggcgtggaggacaagctcccggccgaatacaaggccgcccgccttgctcgagccagcaccattgccgacttcgtcgacaagaccctcttcgtcgcggacccgaaccctcctctgtCCGATGAGGAatacatggaagatgaggaggtggAAGACGTgcccgaggacgacccggcagccggctccgctgatgcccctccggcttagatttcctgctttccagttgttcttttgccaagacaatttattaaatccccgggatgccgggtgcacatgtatgaatattatcgtcctttaattatgtcacactttaatgtgtttgttaatcatttgtgtgccgagttgctttctttcgactcgttcgctttttcccatccgccccactctttggctgtgctcttgccggtcgtacgtccgacttgcgatccgtcgccggatcaagagcgggccgctgggtgaggccgacagtatttcagtcgaacgagctgaattcgacaatccggcacttttatgaaaagttgcaagtcaactcgcttttactctttcccttagtcgtttttcgcgtgccggttccctaggccttactcccgccagccggacagccgggttgcggtctgtagctggatcggaagccggctgtcggaaaccggatcacgttactgacccAACCGCGTgaaagggttcaagccaattggcgaaacaaggtaaagtacgcgaaaaacttgtcggaaacggcgctcttggcgcgtgctttttcataactcacaaaagggatacaagggatacatacattcttgctctcatgtgtaaaatgggcggagtaacctgacattccagggacgtttagtctcctcgtcagccttgtccggcttgtttttcttagcctcttgggcatctatgagatagtaggaatcattgcctattgccttgctcacgatgaagggaccctcccatggggatgacagtttatgctgtccggctgtcattggatcagccggagcactaggtctccttctcggaatgctaagggctggaccttccggctgtgatagcgtcggaggctttgctggtagatagtagatctagactcagccagcagccgggcctcttcgaccaggtcaactccatcttcgcgagcttctttggcttcggcttctgtgtagagcttgatccttggcgcgtcatgctcgatatcagtcggcaagacggcttcggccccgtatacgaggaaaaatggtgtgaagccgactgagcggtttggcgttgtgcgtagactccatagcacattgggcagctcttcaatccagcagccagctgttcgctcgagcggctccaccagccggggccggatgccggctaggactaagccgttagccttttccacttgtccgttggattctgggtgtgccacagaagatagggccatccggatccccatttccccgcaatagcgagagaagatgccttgggagaagttgctgcc
This region of Lolium perenne isolate Kyuss_39 chromosome 2, Kyuss_2.0, whole genome shotgun sequence genomic DNA includes:
- the LOC127337014 gene encoding putative F-box protein At3g23950, encoding MDQIKKMRDDFHLDEGLVEEILVRLPAKSVLRYRAVCKEWLRITKCPAFLAEHARRRPLEVLLYTRTTAAVTDGVGRQVLALDAVAVSGGPRRPVARHPLMAEPRTYRSIQYCPLLASCDGLLLLGVGGIEPEQYLICNPTTRQWSDLPRPSGYAGREEHRESGFYFHEPSGEYRVLYYVSDRHSTTAYYCVLSAGADVPRRLAVQATPIEQTVACHGGHEFGRLHNLMTPAVLHGHLHWLQHMEAGLTGQMVAFDTVAETFRRMPPPPVTWKKNSNLLAADGSLMTCEPGHLFVDLWALDGYAGAATTGKERWERRHRIKVPWKAYWLVLTAGDDEGHVVVGTKLGVLAYNVRSGAVRLLTGIDASGGGQAVDPSRHVLRESLVRHDFFERRPHPGLPFFSFCT